One genomic window of Evansella cellulosilytica DSM 2522 includes the following:
- a CDS encoding DUF1054 domain-containing protein: protein MSFTGFSQKDFDTFQIDGLDERMSAIQERIQPKFKAISEEIINDLSDMVGHEMFLHVAKHARRKVNPPKDTWSAYCHNKRGYKKHPHFQIGVFDDHMFIWLAYIYELPNKAEIATALLDNIDSIIENIPNDYVLSLDHMEKKAESLQTIDLTGALERFRDVKKGEFLIGRHISANDPLLQDGDKLIAYIRDTFQTLTPIYKISMR, encoded by the coding sequence ATGAGTTTTACAGGTTTTTCTCAAAAAGACTTTGACACTTTCCAAATAGACGGTCTTGATGAACGCATGAGTGCAATACAAGAGAGAATTCAACCGAAATTTAAGGCCATTTCTGAAGAAATTATTAACGATTTATCTGACATGGTAGGTCATGAGATGTTTTTACACGTAGCTAAGCATGCAAGAAGAAAAGTAAATCCACCTAAAGATACATGGTCAGCATACTGTCACAACAAGAGAGGCTATAAAAAACATCCACACTTCCAAATTGGAGTATTTGATGATCACATGTTTATATGGCTAGCTTATATTTATGAATTACCAAATAAAGCGGAAATAGCTACTGCTTTATTAGATAACATCGACTCGATTATAGAAAACATTCCAAATGATTATGTGCTATCTTTAGATCATATGGAAAAAAAAGCAGAGTCTCTTCAAACAATTGACTTAACAGGGGCTCTTGAACGGTTTAGAGATGTAAAAAAAGGAGAATTTCTAATTGGTAGACATATTTCAGCGAATGATCCCTTGTTGCAGGATGGAGATAAACTTATTGCATACATCCGAGATACTTTTCAAACTTTAACACCTATTTACAAAATATCGATGAGGTAA
- a CDS encoding UPF0223 family protein: MKDDVIIPISMDWSKEEIIDVVNFYEGVDKAYKKGIDRELMLVLYHHFKKVVRSKGEEKGYFKDYEEQTDQSPYHVMKLAREAKDQKVIKM; encoded by the coding sequence ATGAAAGATGATGTAATAATTCCTATATCTATGGATTGGAGTAAAGAAGAAATCATTGATGTTGTTAACTTTTATGAAGGAGTAGATAAGGCTTATAAAAAAGGGATAGATAGAGAATTAATGCTTGTTTTATATCATCATTTTAAGAAAGTAGTACGTAGTAAAGGTGAAGAAAAGGGTTATTTTAAAGATTATGAAGAACAGACAGATCAATCACCATATCACGTGATGAAATTGGCAAGAGAAGCAAAAGATCAAAAGGTAATAAAGATGTAA